From Streptomyces asiaticus, one genomic window encodes:
- a CDS encoding DUF5996 family protein, protein MAEQRTQQAGAWPRLRLEDWAETRDTLHMWTQIVGKIRLDHAPPVNQWWQVTLYVTPRGLSTSTIPYRTGAFDIEFDFVEHRLGVRVSDGSRRELALESKPVSQFYSEIMGLLGDLGIQTRMYPRPNEVPVAIPFPEDHRHAAYDPYATRLFWGQLLNAHRVFGEFRSHFVGKASPVHFFWGAMDLCVTRFSGRTAPPHPPGGVPNLPDRVTQEAYSVELSSCGFWPGGGEEGGFYSYAYPEPAGFADQPVRPATASYRRDVGEFVLPYEAVATASDPDRTLSEFLHSTYEAAAELADWDRAVLEADPVHWEHR, encoded by the coding sequence ATGGCCGAGCAGAGGACACAGCAGGCCGGCGCCTGGCCGCGGCTTCGGCTGGAGGACTGGGCCGAGACCCGGGACACGCTGCACATGTGGACCCAGATCGTCGGCAAGATCCGGCTGGACCATGCGCCGCCGGTCAATCAGTGGTGGCAGGTGACCTTGTATGTCACCCCGCGCGGGCTGAGCACGTCCACGATCCCGTATCGGACCGGGGCGTTCGATATCGAGTTCGATTTTGTCGAGCACCGGCTGGGGGTCCGGGTGAGCGACGGGAGCCGGCGTGAGCTGGCGCTGGAGTCCAAACCGGTGTCCCAGTTCTACTCCGAGATCATGGGCCTGCTGGGGGACCTGGGCATCCAGACCCGGATGTATCCCCGGCCGAACGAGGTGCCCGTGGCGATTCCGTTCCCGGAGGACCACCGGCACGCGGCGTACGACCCGTACGCCACCCGGCTCTTCTGGGGTCAGTTGCTGAACGCACACCGGGTGTTCGGGGAATTCCGGTCCCATTTCGTCGGCAAGGCCAGCCCCGTGCACTTCTTCTGGGGCGCGATGGACCTGTGCGTCACTCGCTTCTCCGGCCGCACCGCGCCACCGCATCCCCCCGGCGGGGTGCCGAATCTGCCGGACCGGGTGACGCAGGAGGCGTACTCCGTCGAGTTGTCCAGCTGCGGTTTCTGGCCCGGCGGCGGGGAGGAGGGCGGCTTCTACTCCTACGCCTACCCCGAGCCCGCCGGCTTCGCCGACCAGCCGGTCCGGCCCGCGACGGCCTCGTACCGGCGGGATGTCGGTGAATTCGTGCTGCCCTACGAGGCGGTCGCCACCGCGTCCGATCCGGACCGGACGCTGAGCGAATTCCTGCACAGCACGTATGAGGCGGCCGCCGAACTGGCCGACTGGGACCGCGCGGTTCTGGAAGCCGACCCCGTTCACTGGGAGCATCGCTAG
- a CDS encoding alpha/beta fold hydrolase, with the protein MIRSARVSAVIALSCAVAGVGLVGCEDDSKADAETAAAASKKAGDQDVLTGTKKIEIGGQLVNVSCSGTPADGSPVIMLLAGGGDGLDKVAGIQKTLSEKNRVCSYDRLGEGASDKPDGPQTLTSTGKVLTAVLDRVAGDNPVVLAGHSLGGLIAARYAPDHQDRIKGLVLMDATSPTQTADLNKGIPESATGPAVALRDQTLAILHGGEPEKLTVPDGKVRSAGDIPVEVIHHGKQYLAEVPDYGPGLERAWTNGQRKWLAVSSRAKLSTAKTSTHYIYVDQPDVAVRAIERVTVQAVDSAASGR; encoded by the coding sequence ATGATCCGCAGTGCCAGGGTGTCCGCCGTGATCGCGCTGTCCTGCGCCGTGGCCGGGGTGGGGCTGGTCGGTTGTGAGGATGACTCGAAGGCGGATGCGGAGACGGCCGCCGCCGCTTCGAAGAAGGCGGGCGATCAGGACGTGCTGACCGGCACCAAGAAGATCGAGATTGGCGGCCAGTTGGTGAACGTGTCCTGTTCGGGGACTCCGGCGGACGGCAGCCCGGTCATCATGCTGCTGGCCGGAGGCGGTGACGGGCTGGACAAGGTGGCCGGGATCCAGAAGACCCTGAGCGAGAAGAACCGGGTCTGCTCCTACGACCGGCTCGGCGAAGGCGCCAGCGACAAGCCCGACGGGCCGCAGACCCTCACGAGCACGGGCAAGGTGCTGACCGCCGTGCTCGACCGGGTCGCCGGTGACAACCCGGTCGTCCTGGCCGGGCATTCGCTGGGTGGGCTGATCGCCGCCCGGTACGCGCCCGACCACCAGGACCGGATCAAGGGGCTGGTCCTGATGGACGCCACCTCACCGACCCAGACCGCCGATCTCAACAAGGGAATCCCCGAATCCGCCACCGGCCCGGCGGTGGCATTGCGTGATCAGACCCTCGCGATCCTGCACGGAGGGGAGCCGGAGAAGCTCACGGTGCCCGACGGCAAGGTCCGTTCCGCCGGGGACATCCCGGTGGAGGTGATCCATCACGGGAAGCAGTACCTCGCGGAGGTGCCCGACTACGGGCCGGGCCTGGAGCGGGCGTGGACCAACGGCCAGCGCAAGTGGCTCGCGGTCTCCAGCCGCGCCAAGCTGAGCACCGCCAAGACCAGCACGCACTACATCTACGTCGACCAGCCGGATGTCGCCGTGCGGGCGATCGAGCGCGTCACCGTTCAGGCCGTGGACAGCGCGGCCTCCGGGCGCTGA
- a CDS encoding DUF2617 family protein has translation MLTTLKTAYTDTRAADLAWGLGREPLPALAVLDLQLHDFAVQLRLLGASHQVLLEGEGSRCSETVACMSGNSTPLPLGVSTLVDGREYEFAARVEELSQGAFAGRAQELLALVADHPHGLAGTFPGSPNAFTALLAQWNEGTVGWRTWHAYPQEGRLVTTRTCVGARVPAALRPPGAGGLDMGGLPSSLPGGMSGGMSGGASPQVPCV, from the coding sequence ATGCTCACGACCCTCAAGACTGCCTACACCGATACCCGCGCCGCTGACCTCGCCTGGGGCCTGGGGCGGGAGCCGCTTCCCGCCCTCGCTGTGCTCGATCTTCAACTCCATGACTTCGCCGTCCAGTTGAGGCTTCTGGGCGCCTCCCACCAGGTCCTCCTCGAAGGGGAGGGCAGCCGTTGCTCGGAGACCGTGGCCTGTATGTCCGGCAACAGCACCCCGCTTCCGCTGGGGGTTTCCACCCTCGTCGACGGCCGCGAATACGAATTCGCGGCGCGCGTCGAGGAGTTGTCGCAGGGGGCCTTCGCCGGGCGCGCCCAGGAGCTGCTCGCGCTGGTGGCCGACCATCCGCACGGTCTGGCCGGTACGTTCCCCGGCAGCCCGAACGCGTTCACGGCCCTGCTCGCGCAGTGGAACGAGGGCACGGTGGGGTGGCGGACCTGGCATGCCTACCCCCAGGAGGGGCGGTTGGTCACCACCCGCACCTGTGTCGGGGCCCGGGTACCGGCCGCGCTCCGGCCGCCGGGCGCGGGCGGGCTCGATATGGGCGGTCTGCCCAGTAGTCTGCCGGGCGGGATGTCGGGCGGGATGTCGGGCGGGGCGTCGCCCCAAGTCCCGTGCGTCTGA
- a CDS encoding pyridoxal phosphate-dependent aminotransferase: protein MGRPPLNRRLAAFGTTIFAEMSALAVRTGAINLGQGFPDTDGPEEVRDAAVRALREGRGNQYPPGPGVPELRTAVTEHQRRWYGLGFDPDTEVLITAGATEAIAASLLALVEPGDEVIALEPYYDSYAACVAMAGGVRVPVTLRPDGDTFRLDLDELRAAVTDRTRLILLNTPHNPTGTVLTHDELAAVAELAVERDLLVVTDEVYEHLVFGTEHTPLVSFPGMRERTVTISSSGKTFSFTGWKVGWVTGAPELVTAVRSAKQYLTYVSAGPFQYAVAEALALPDAYFHGIRDDLRAKRDLLADGLADAGFHVFRPSGTYFITTDIRPLGETDGFAFCRSLPERCGVVAVPNAVFYDHQDQGSPFVRFAFCKREEVLTDAVARLKTLAQG, encoded by the coding sequence ATGGGACGACCGCCGCTCAACCGCCGACTGGCCGCCTTCGGCACCACGATCTTCGCCGAGATGTCCGCCCTCGCCGTACGCACCGGCGCGATCAACCTCGGGCAGGGCTTCCCGGACACCGACGGCCCCGAGGAGGTGCGTGACGCCGCCGTCCGCGCGCTGCGCGAGGGCCGGGGCAATCAGTACCCGCCCGGCCCCGGCGTGCCCGAGCTGCGCACCGCCGTCACCGAGCACCAGCGGCGCTGGTACGGCCTGGGCTTCGACCCCGACACCGAGGTGCTGATCACCGCGGGCGCCACCGAGGCCATCGCGGCGTCGCTGCTGGCGCTGGTGGAGCCGGGCGACGAGGTGATCGCGCTGGAGCCGTACTACGACTCGTACGCCGCCTGTGTGGCCATGGCGGGCGGCGTCCGCGTCCCCGTCACCCTGCGCCCCGACGGTGACACCTTCCGGCTGGACCTGGACGAGCTGCGCGCCGCCGTCACCGACCGCACCCGGCTCATCCTGCTCAACACCCCGCACAACCCCACCGGCACCGTGCTCACCCACGATGAGCTGGCCGCGGTCGCCGAACTCGCCGTCGAGCGCGATCTGCTGGTGGTCACCGACGAGGTCTACGAGCACCTCGTCTTCGGCACCGAGCACACCCCGCTGGTCTCCTTCCCCGGGATGCGCGAGCGGACCGTCACCATCAGCAGCAGCGGAAAGACGTTTTCGTTCACCGGCTGGAAGGTCGGCTGGGTGACCGGCGCTCCCGAGCTGGTCACGGCGGTGCGCTCGGCCAAGCAGTACCTCACCTATGTCTCGGCGGGCCCCTTCCAGTACGCGGTGGCCGAGGCGCTGGCCCTCCCCGACGCCTATTTCCACGGCATCCGGGACGATCTGCGCGCCAAGCGCGATCTGCTGGCCGATGGCCTGGCCGACGCGGGCTTCCACGTCTTCCGCCCCTCGGGCACCTACTTCATCACCACCGACATCCGCCCCCTCGGCGAGACCGACGGCTTCGCCTTCTGCCGCTCCCTCCCCGAGCGCTGTGGCGTGGTCGCGGTCCCGAACGCGGTCTTCTACGACCACCAGGACCAGGGCTCCCCCTTCGTGCGCTTCGCCTTCTGCAAGCGCGAAGAGGTCCTTACGGACGCCGTGGCCCGCCTCAAGACCCTCGCCCAGGGCTGA
- a CDS encoding MFS transporter — translation MGGSTPGAGHAPSNGQPVRLSVPAGRWLVFTTVLGSAMALLDSTVVNVALPHIGLDLGADLPVLQWTVNAYMLTLAGLILLGGALGDRFGRRRVFVIGVVWFALASLACGLAPNAGVLIAARAFQGIGGALLTPGSLALIQSVIHHDDRARAIGLWSGFGGIGAAIGPFLGGWLVDGPGWRWVFFINVPLAAVCVPVALRHVPETRDPRARGRFDILGAVLGAAALALVTYALIAAPQKGASAAVVVPGVAGLALGAAFIVVERRLREPMLPLSIFASRQFSAVNGVTLCVYAAFGGFFFLSVLDLQVVVGYSALAAGTALLPTTTLMLLLSARSGELGKRIGPRIPLTLGPLLCAAGMLLMTRAGVGAVYWRDILPALLVLGLGMVVVVAPLTATVLASVDVARAGLASGVNNAAARAAGLVAVAALPLLAGMGPEAYRSADAFSSTFRRAMPICAGVLVLGALLAWRTVRSDALEQTGAEVGAEPERAGAAAPAEGAEGVARPAGPPCRPECAYHCGVSAPPLDPGERGPSA, via the coding sequence ATGGGCGGCTCCACGCCCGGGGCGGGGCACGCTCCGAGCAATGGTCAGCCGGTACGGCTATCCGTGCCGGCCGGGCGGTGGTTGGTGTTCACCACCGTGCTCGGCTCCGCCATGGCCCTGCTCGACAGCACCGTCGTCAACGTCGCCCTGCCGCATATCGGCCTCGATCTGGGCGCCGATCTGCCCGTACTCCAGTGGACCGTCAACGCCTACATGCTCACCCTCGCCGGGCTGATCCTGCTCGGCGGGGCGCTCGGGGACCGGTTCGGGCGGCGGCGGGTGTTCGTGATCGGGGTGGTGTGGTTCGCGCTGGCCTCGCTGGCGTGCGGGCTGGCGCCGAACGCCGGGGTGCTCATCGCCGCGCGGGCGTTCCAGGGCATCGGCGGGGCGCTGCTCACCCCCGGGTCGCTGGCGCTGATCCAGTCGGTGATCCACCACGATGACCGGGCGCGGGCGATCGGGCTGTGGTCCGGCTTCGGCGGCATCGGAGCGGCGATCGGGCCGTTCCTCGGCGGCTGGCTGGTGGACGGGCCCGGCTGGCGCTGGGTGTTCTTCATCAATGTGCCGCTGGCGGCGGTGTGTGTGCCGGTGGCTTTGCGCCACGTACCGGAGACCCGCGATCCGCGGGCGCGCGGCCGGTTCGACATCCTCGGCGCCGTGCTGGGGGCGGCGGCCCTCGCCCTGGTCACCTATGCGCTGATCGCCGCGCCGCAGAAGGGCGCCTCGGCCGCCGTGGTGGTTCCGGGCGTCGCCGGACTGGCGCTGGGGGCGGCCTTCATCGTCGTGGAGCGGAGGCTGCGCGAGCCGATGCTGCCGCTGTCCATCTTCGCCTCCCGCCAGTTCAGCGCCGTCAATGGGGTGACCCTGTGCGTCTACGCGGCCTTCGGCGGTTTCTTCTTCCTCTCGGTGCTCGACCTCCAGGTGGTGGTGGGCTACTCCGCGCTCGCCGCCGGTACCGCGCTGCTGCCCACGACCACGCTGATGCTGCTGCTGTCGGCCCGTTCGGGGGAGCTGGGCAAGCGCATCGGCCCGCGGATCCCGCTGACCCTCGGCCCGCTGCTGTGCGCGGCGGGGATGCTGCTGATGACCCGGGCCGGGGTGGGGGCGGTGTACTGGCGGGACATCCTGCCCGCGCTGCTGGTGCTGGGCCTGGGGATGGTCGTGGTGGTCGCCCCGCTCACCGCGACCGTCCTGGCCTCGGTGGACGTCGCCCGCGCGGGCCTGGCCAGCGGTGTCAACAACGCGGCGGCGCGGGCGGCCGGGCTGGTCGCGGTGGCGGCGCTGCCGCTGCTCGCGGGGATGGGCCCGGAGGCGTACCGATCGGCGGACGCCTTCTCGAGCACCTTCCGGCGGGCGATGCCGATCTGTGCCGGGGTGCTGGTGCTGGGGGCGCTCCTCGCCTGGCGCACGGTGCGCTCGGACGCGCTGGAGCAGACGGGCGCCGAGGTGGGGGCGGAGCCGGAGCGGGCCGGGGCCGCGGCGCCCGCGGAGGGCGCCGAGGGCGTCGCTCGGCCGGCGGGGCCGCCCTGCCGCCCCGAGTGCGCCTACCACTGCGGGGTGTCCGCGCCGCCCCTGGACCCGGGCGAGCGAGGCCCCTCCGCCTGA
- a CDS encoding YbjN domain-containing protein produces the protein MSIDPSSIPNFGGQPEPEPTGPSGPVLPDQDLVKQLLEQMELKYVVDEEGDLAAPWEQFRTYFMFRGEEEQQVFSVRTFYDRPHGIDEKPRLLEAIDDWNRRTLWPKVYSHTNDDGTVRLIGEAQMLIGTGVSLEHFVSSTVSWVRASIEFDRWLVEQLGLEADIESDGDDKPGDDEA, from the coding sequence GTGAGCATCGACCCGTCCTCGATTCCGAATTTCGGGGGTCAGCCCGAGCCCGAACCGACGGGTCCGAGCGGCCCCGTGCTGCCCGACCAGGACCTGGTCAAGCAGCTGCTGGAGCAGATGGAGCTGAAGTACGTCGTCGACGAGGAGGGGGACCTCGCCGCGCCGTGGGAGCAGTTCCGCACCTACTTCATGTTCCGCGGGGAGGAGGAGCAGCAGGTCTTCTCCGTCCGCACGTTCTACGACCGGCCGCACGGCATCGATGAGAAGCCGCGGCTGCTCGAGGCGATCGACGACTGGAACCGCCGCACCCTGTGGCCGAAGGTCTACAGCCACACCAATGACGACGGCACGGTCCGGTTGATCGGTGAGGCGCAGATGCTGATCGGCACCGGCGTCAGCCTGGAGCACTTCGTGTCCAGCACGGTCAGCTGGGTGCGGGCTTCGATCGAGTTCGACCGCTGGCTGGTCGAACAGCTCGGTCTGGAGGCCGACATCGAGTCCGACGGCGACGACAAGCCGGGCGACGACGAGGCCTGA
- the fbaA gene encoding class II fructose-bisphosphate aldolase — translation MPIASPEIYNEMLDRAKAGKFAYPAINVTSTQTLHAALRGFAEAESDGIVQISTGGAEFLGGQYKKDMVTGAVGLAEFAHVVAEKYPVNIALHTDHCPKDKLDGYVRPLLKISQERVAKGQNPLFQSHMWDGSAETLADNLDLAQELLAEAVKAKIILEVEITPTGGEEDGVTHEINDKLYTTVDDALRTAEALGLGEKGRYLLAASFGNVHGVYKPGNVVLRPELLRDLQDGVGAKYGKQDPFFFVFHGGSGSTEQEIRTALENGVVKMNLDTDTQYAFTRPIADHMFRNYDGVLKVDGEVGNKKTYDPRSWGKLAETGMAERVTKACADLRSTGTKLK, via the coding sequence ATGCCCATCGCATCCCCTGAGATCTACAACGAGATGCTCGACCGGGCGAAGGCGGGCAAGTTCGCCTACCCGGCGATCAACGTGACCTCGACGCAGACTCTGCACGCCGCCCTGCGCGGCTTCGCCGAGGCGGAGAGCGACGGCATCGTCCAGATCTCCACCGGTGGTGCCGAGTTCCTGGGTGGCCAGTACAAGAAGGACATGGTGACCGGTGCGGTCGGCCTCGCCGAGTTCGCGCATGTCGTGGCCGAGAAGTACCCGGTCAACATCGCCCTCCACACCGACCACTGCCCGAAGGACAAGCTGGACGGCTATGTCCGTCCGCTGCTCAAGATCTCGCAGGAGCGCGTCGCCAAGGGCCAGAACCCGCTGTTCCAGTCCCATATGTGGGACGGCTCCGCCGAGACCCTCGCCGACAACCTCGACCTCGCGCAGGAGCTGCTCGCCGAGGCGGTCAAGGCGAAGATCATCCTCGAGGTCGAGATCACCCCGACCGGTGGCGAGGAGGACGGCGTCACGCACGAGATCAACGACAAGCTGTACACGACGGTGGACGACGCCCTGCGCACCGCCGAGGCCCTGGGCCTCGGCGAAAAGGGCCGCTACCTGCTGGCCGCCTCCTTCGGCAACGTCCACGGCGTCTACAAGCCGGGCAATGTCGTCCTCCGCCCGGAGCTGCTGCGTGATCTCCAGGACGGTGTCGGCGCGAAGTACGGCAAGCAGGACCCGTTCTTCTTCGTCTTCCACGGCGGCTCCGGCTCCACGGAGCAGGAGATCCGTACCGCGCTGGAGAACGGCGTGGTGAAGATGAACCTCGACACGGACACCCAGTACGCCTTCACCCGCCCGATCGCGGATCACATGTTCCGCAACTACGACGGGGTGCTGAAGGTGGATGGCGAGGTCGGCAACAAGAAGACGTACGACCCGCGGAGCTGGGGGAAGCTGGCCGAGACGGGGATGGCCGAGCGGGTCACCAAGGCTTGTGCGGATCTTCGGTCGACGGGCACGAAGCTGAAGTAG
- a CDS encoding polyamine aminopropyltransferase, with amino-acid sequence MSAVSDAPSSPESGPPARLPVRAGLGRFLVLGTVFVCAACGLVYELELVALASYLAGDSVTQASVVLSVMVFAMGVGSLLAKRLRCRAAVGFGAVEAVLALVGGCSAMALYACFAWGGHSRSALVGFSFAIGVLIGAEVPLLMTLIQRVRRQDAGGAVADLFAADYVGALVGGLAFPFLLLPGFGQLTGALVTGAVNAVAGGALVLWLFRRDLSVRARWTLIVANGLVLAALAAGAVLTPSFERAARQAVYGPGVRVALRTGEQEIVLVGGGTSGRPLSLFLNGRLRVSGRDEVRYHEALIHPAMVAGPHGRVLVLGGGDGLAAREILRYAGVRSVTVVERDAEVVRLARRDPGLSALNGGAYRDPRVRAVTADAFDWLRGSMAYDVVVCDLPAPELTPSTKYYSQEFYGLAERVLAPGGRLVVHAGPLRPDPRAFWTVVATMRSVGLRTTPYVIGAPRPGHGSPHDWGFVLAARSPVGLRLAPHRPRPRSLTEEGLRAARRTAERAREAGLPPSTLMRPRYGE; translated from the coding sequence ATGTCTGCCGTCTCGGATGCGCCGTCGTCGCCGGAATCCGGCCCTCCGGCGCGGCTGCCGGTGCGGGCGGGGCTCGGCCGCTTCCTCGTGCTCGGCACGGTCTTCGTCTGCGCCGCCTGCGGGCTCGTCTACGAGCTCGAACTCGTCGCCCTCGCCTCGTACTTGGCGGGTGACTCGGTCACCCAGGCATCCGTGGTGCTGTCCGTGATGGTCTTCGCCATGGGTGTCGGCTCGCTGCTGGCCAAGCGGCTGCGCTGCCGGGCCGCCGTGGGCTTCGGCGCGGTCGAGGCGGTGCTCGCGCTCGTCGGCGGCTGCTCGGCGATGGCGCTGTACGCGTGCTTCGCATGGGGCGGTCACTCGCGCTCCGCGCTCGTCGGCTTCTCGTTCGCCATCGGTGTGCTCATCGGGGCCGAGGTGCCGCTGCTGATGACCCTGATCCAGCGGGTGCGCCGACAGGACGCGGGCGGTGCGGTGGCCGATCTGTTCGCGGCGGACTATGTGGGCGCGCTGGTCGGCGGGCTCGCCTTTCCCTTTCTGCTGCTGCCCGGGTTCGGCCAGCTGACCGGCGCGCTGGTCACCGGCGCGGTCAACGCGGTCGCGGGCGGCGCGCTGGTGCTCTGGCTGTTCCGCCGCGATCTGAGCGTACGGGCGCGGTGGACGCTGATCGTCGCCAACGGGCTGGTGCTCGCCGCGCTGGCCGCCGGTGCCGTGCTGACCCCCTCCTTCGAGCGGGCCGCCCGGCAGGCCGTCTACGGACCGGGGGTGCGGGTCGCGCTGCGCACCGGCGAGCAGGAGATCGTGCTGGTGGGCGGGGGGACGAGCGGGCGGCCGCTGTCCCTCTTCCTCAACGGGCGGCTGCGGGTCAGCGGGCGCGACGAGGTCCGCTACCACGAGGCGCTGATCCACCCGGCGATGGTCGCCGGACCGCACGGCCGGGTGCTGGTGCTGGGCGGGGGCGACGGGCTCGCGGCGCGCGAGATCCTGCGGTACGCGGGGGTCCGCTCGGTGACCGTCGTGGAGCGCGACGCGGAGGTGGTGCGGCTGGCCCGGCGCGATCCGGGCCTGTCCGCGCTCAACGGCGGCGCCTACCGCGATCCGCGGGTGCGGGCGGTGACGGCGGACGCCTTCGACTGGCTGCGCGGGTCCATGGCGTACGACGTGGTGGTGTGCGATCTGCCGGCGCCCGAGCTCACCCCGAGCACCAAGTACTACTCCCAGGAGTTCTACGGCCTGGCCGAGCGGGTGCTGGCGCCCGGCGGCCGGCTGGTGGTCCACGCCGGGCCGCTGCGGCCCGATCCGCGGGCGTTCTGGACGGTGGTCGCGACGATGCGTTCGGTCGGGCTGCGAACCACTCCGTATGTGATCGGCGCCCCGCGCCCCGGGCACGGCAGTCCGCACGACTGGGGCTTCGTCCTGGCGGCGCGCTCCCCGGTCGGGCTGCGGCTGGCCCCGCACCGGCCGCGGCCGCGCTCGCTGACGGAGGAGGGGCTGCGGGCGGCTCGCCGCACGGCCGAGCGCGCTCGGGAGGCGGGTCTGCCCCCGTCGACGCTCATGCGTCCGCGCTATGGGGAGTGA
- a CDS encoding SRPBCC domain-containing protein, which produces MEHEVFVPFPVDTVRLALAEPARVARCVPGLQQDADEAAGPLAGRLRLRIGGSTITYRGALRVVRRADAFEVEGEGGEARGSGSVKLALTITPKPVEGGTVLNCSGTVHSDGRLAEFDDEASLTVARRMLDRFAAALTAGLETSPISAPTEDEAPGQAADAGVDAGVDETGLPTEAELPLSADDMDIEDVGDLEDLDEVDGVEEPVGFGELDDLDEEPPAEAAHARRTMIGRSTEEVDHAPPRGRYAPVPAPETVSTSATLRWAAPAAAVVLASVVVVGRRVLRRRR; this is translated from the coding sequence ATGGAGCATGAGGTGTTCGTTCCGTTTCCCGTCGACACCGTCCGGCTGGCGCTCGCGGAGCCCGCCCGTGTCGCTCGTTGCGTTCCCGGGCTCCAGCAGGACGCCGATGAGGCCGCCGGTCCGCTCGCCGGCCGGCTGCGGCTGCGCATCGGCGGGTCCACCATCACCTATCGCGGCGCGCTGCGTGTCGTCAGGCGCGCCGATGCCTTCGAGGTCGAGGGCGAGGGCGGCGAGGCGCGCGGCAGCGGCTCGGTGAAGCTCGCGCTGACCATCACGCCGAAGCCCGTCGAGGGCGGTACGGTGCTGAACTGCTCCGGGACGGTCCACAGCGACGGACGGCTGGCCGAGTTCGACGACGAGGCGTCCCTCACCGTGGCCCGCCGCATGCTGGACCGGTTCGCCGCGGCGCTCACGGCCGGGCTGGAGACGTCCCCGATCAGCGCGCCCACGGAGGACGAGGCCCCCGGACAGGCCGCCGACGCGGGTGTGGACGCGGGTGTCGATGAGACCGGGCTGCCGACCGAGGCCGAGCTTCCGCTGTCGGCCGATGACATGGACATCGAGGACGTCGGCGACCTCGAGGACCTCGACGAGGTGGACGGGGTCGAGGAGCCCGTCGGCTTCGGCGAGCTCGACGACCTGGACGAGGAGCCCCCGGCCGAGGCCGCTCACGCCCGCCGCACGATGATCGGCCGCTCCACCGAGGAGGTCGACCACGCCCCGCCGCGCGGCCGCTACGCCCCGGTCCCCGCGCCCGAGACCGTCTCCACCAGCGCCACACTGCGCTGGGCCGCGCCCGCCGCGGCCGTCGTGCTCGCATCCGTCGTCGTCGTGGGCCGTCGCGTACTTCGCCGCCGCCGCTGA
- the pyrE gene encoding orotate phosphoribosyltransferase, producing MRMSDARDALLEQIKDKAVVHGKVTLSSGREADYYIDLRRITLDAAAAPLVGQVMLETTADLEYDAVGGLTLGADPVATSMLHAAAARGRRLDAFVVRKAQKTHGMQRRIEGPDIAGRRVLVVEDTSTTGGSPLTAVEAAREAGAEVVAVATIVERGAAPAIADAGLPYLPAYSLTDLGLS from the coding sequence ATGCGCATGAGCGATGCGCGTGACGCCCTGCTAGAGCAGATCAAGGACAAGGCCGTGGTCCACGGCAAGGTGACCCTCTCCTCCGGGCGTGAGGCCGACTACTACATCGACCTGCGCCGGATCACCCTGGACGCCGCGGCCGCGCCGCTGGTCGGGCAGGTCATGCTCGAGACCACGGCCGATCTGGAGTACGACGCGGTGGGCGGGCTGACGCTGGGCGCCGACCCGGTGGCCACGTCCATGCTGCACGCCGCGGCCGCGCGCGGGCGCCGGCTCGACGCCTTCGTGGTCCGCAAGGCCCAGAAGACGCACGGTATGCAGCGGCGGATCGAGGGCCCGGACATCGCGGGCCGCCGGGTGCTGGTGGTCGAGGACACCTCCACCACCGGAGGCTCGCCGCTGACCGCCGTGGAGGCGGCACGGGAGGCGGGTGCGGAGGTTGTCGCGGTCGCGACGATCGTCGAGCGCGGCGCCGCGCCCGCGATCGCGGACGCCGGGCTGCCGTACCTCCCGGCGTACTCGCTCACCGACCTCGGGCTGAGCTGA
- a CDS encoding aldose epimerase, with protein MTTEDTTETKGVRLTAGDAELTVSPENGCRIASLRIGGTELLRQGPRFGSFPMVPWCGRTGLGRFRNGGRTHQLPINSPPHAIHGTGRNVEWASAGTGQSSAAFTYDLADPWPYEGRVTQTFELTPDSLTVTMSVETEGDSFPAQAGWHPWFLRNLGDGGPDAEIAFDAAWQEERGEDHLPTGRRIAPKPGPWDDCFGMPQGVDVTLTWPGRLELKVTSRTEWVVVYDEQAEAVCVEPQSGPPNGLNLLPRLVTPIEPLEIAMTWSWRTLA; from the coding sequence GTGACCACCGAAGACACAACGGAGACCAAGGGCGTACGGCTGACCGCCGGGGACGCCGAGCTGACCGTCTCACCCGAGAACGGCTGCCGTATCGCTTCACTGCGCATCGGCGGTACGGAGCTGCTGCGGCAGGGCCCGCGGTTCGGGTCGTTCCCGATGGTGCCGTGGTGCGGCCGGACCGGTCTCGGCCGGTTCCGCAACGGCGGGCGGACCCACCAACTGCCCATCAACTCCCCGCCGCACGCGATCCACGGGACCGGCCGGAACGTCGAATGGGCCTCCGCCGGCACGGGGCAGTCCAGTGCGGCCTTCACCTACGACCTCGCCGATCCCTGGCCGTACGAGGGCCGGGTCACCCAGACCTTCGAGCTCACCCCGGACAGCCTGACCGTCACCATGAGCGTGGAGACCGAGGGCGATTCCTTTCCGGCGCAGGCGGGCTGGCATCCGTGGTTCCTGCGGAACCTGGGCGACGGCGGCCCCGATGCCGAGATCGCCTTCGACGCCGCATGGCAGGAGGAGCGCGGCGAGGACCACCTCCCCACCGGCCGCCGGATCGCGCCGAAGCCCGGCCCCTGGGACGACTGCTTCGGGATGCCGCAGGGGGTGGACGTCACGCTCACCTGGCCCGGCCGGCTCGAGCTGAAGGTCACCAGCCGGACGGAGTGGGTGGTCGTCTACGACGAGCAGGCGGAGGCGGTGTGCGTGGAACCGCAGTCCGGCCCGCCCAACGGCCTCAACCTCCTGCCGCGGCTGGTCACCCCCATCGAGCCGCTGGAGATCGCCATGACCTGGAGCTGGCGCACCCTGGCCTGA